In Candidatus Hydrogenedentota bacterium, a single genomic region encodes these proteins:
- the bamA gene encoding outer membrane protein assembly factor BamA — MKRVTIYPGFAVALVVCLGAAAQPPELAGQTIGEVRLSGLERISEQVVRAQLEAQAGQAYSPRAVARDLRRLYELGYFSTIQADANVEAGKVILTYIFEEKRIINELRIVGSDKVRPRHVRAALSWHEGGTFDEQGYSDERQSVLELYESKGFPNATVDFVVEEAGPGRVNVTCAVDEGRKARIRQIRFDGNTVLSRRKLKKLVKTDRAWWFLGGKYEESQFEIDLESILTEYKNYGRLEVDIPKVDFAYDDSGKRMDITIHIAEGPEYSVAALDTSGNAVFDDDEVLGLLEVQAGDVHNVGQVDEDAQLVQKGYADSGFVNAVVNPQVTLDREAKTTNIIHRIQEGELMYVGEIKITGNTVTQDDVVRRELLLYPGERFDGTMLRASERRLDNTEYFDSVRFTREPIAGDELFENLLVDVDEGKTGNFDFGLGYSTEEKFGVYSELRLRNFDIANWPTFSGAGQQLRLRLNVGELRNQYYLAFTDPEIFGYPLAFGFDVFDESREYESGYNYEETNQGAQLRLAKQLSPYVTARTALRYSDIDIDDVGFVLNPELRKWGGDVTSSTLWGINRNTVDRRFDPSRGSEHDLGLELAGLGGDNEFYRIDHDSIWYVPVDKDEKWIFSFRTREGWANDYGDPGYVPIQFRYFAGGSSTVRGYDYREIGPTEKRFTFFGDDYYVGGELRLVQNAEIKYKITENLRVYSFLDAGGVWRSASDFDIGDMKYSIGLGLGFNIPRLGPIRVDYGFPLNPDEDQGSGRLHLQTGLKF, encoded by the coding sequence TTGAAACGTGTTACGATTTATCCCGGATTCGCCGTAGCGCTGGTTGTGTGTCTAGGCGCTGCCGCGCAGCCCCCGGAACTTGCCGGGCAAACCATTGGTGAGGTGCGTCTAAGCGGGTTAGAGCGCATCAGCGAGCAGGTGGTGCGCGCACAGCTCGAAGCCCAGGCAGGCCAGGCGTACAGCCCCCGGGCCGTGGCTCGAGATCTGCGCCGCCTGTACGAGCTGGGCTACTTCTCGACCATCCAAGCCGATGCCAATGTCGAAGCGGGCAAAGTCATCCTCACCTACATTTTCGAGGAAAAGCGCATCATCAATGAGTTGCGCATCGTGGGCAGCGACAAGGTCCGCCCACGCCATGTTCGCGCGGCCTTGTCCTGGCACGAAGGCGGCACTTTCGACGAACAGGGCTACTCTGACGAGCGCCAGAGCGTGCTCGAACTGTACGAAAGCAAGGGCTTCCCCAATGCCACGGTCGACTTTGTTGTCGAAGAGGCCGGACCCGGGCGCGTAAATGTCACGTGCGCGGTCGACGAAGGACGAAAGGCCCGCATCCGGCAAATTCGTTTCGATGGAAATACCGTCCTTTCCCGCAGAAAACTCAAGAAACTCGTTAAGACCGACCGCGCGTGGTGGTTTCTCGGGGGCAAGTACGAGGAATCCCAGTTCGAGATCGATCTCGAAAGCATTCTCACCGAATACAAGAACTATGGCCGTCTCGAAGTCGATATTCCGAAGGTGGATTTCGCCTACGACGACTCGGGCAAGCGGATGGATATCACCATTCATATCGCGGAAGGCCCTGAATACAGCGTGGCCGCTCTCGATACATCGGGCAACGCCGTGTTCGACGACGACGAGGTGCTGGGCCTGCTGGAGGTGCAGGCGGGCGATGTCCACAATGTGGGACAAGTCGATGAAGACGCCCAGTTGGTGCAGAAGGGTTACGCAGACAGCGGTTTCGTCAACGCCGTCGTGAACCCACAGGTTACGCTCGACCGCGAAGCCAAGACCACAAATATCATTCACCGCATTCAAGAGGGCGAACTGATGTATGTCGGTGAAATCAAGATCACCGGCAATACCGTAACCCAAGACGACGTTGTGCGGCGCGAGCTGCTGCTCTATCCCGGCGAGCGGTTCGACGGAACCATGTTGCGCGCCAGCGAACGCCGGCTGGATAACACCGAGTATTTCGATTCCGTCCGGTTTACCCGCGAACCCATTGCGGGCGATGAACTCTTCGAGAATCTGCTCGTCGACGTCGACGAAGGGAAAACGGGCAACTTCGATTTCGGCCTCGGATACAGCACGGAGGAGAAGTTCGGCGTCTACTCCGAGCTCCGGCTGCGCAACTTTGACATTGCCAACTGGCCCACGTTCAGCGGCGCCGGGCAACAGCTGCGGCTGCGCCTGAATGTTGGCGAACTGCGCAATCAGTACTATCTGGCCTTTACGGACCCCGAAATCTTCGGGTATCCCCTGGCTTTCGGGTTTGACGTCTTTGATGAATCCCGCGAATACGAAAGCGGCTACAATTATGAGGAAACCAACCAAGGCGCGCAGCTTCGCCTCGCCAAACAGCTTTCCCCATACGTGACGGCCCGCACTGCCCTTCGTTACAGCGATATAGACATCGACGACGTCGGTTTCGTGCTGAATCCTGAACTTCGCAAGTGGGGCGGCGACGTCACCTCCAGCACCCTCTGGGGCATCAACCGCAATACGGTAGACCGCCGGTTCGACCCCAGCCGGGGTTCCGAACATGACTTGGGGCTGGAACTGGCAGGCCTCGGCGGCGACAACGAATTTTACCGCATCGACCACGACTCCATCTGGTATGTGCCGGTTGACAAAGATGAAAAATGGATCTTCTCCTTCCGCACCCGCGAAGGCTGGGCCAATGATTACGGCGACCCCGGTTACGTGCCCATACAGTTCCGTTATTTCGCCGGCGGAAGCTCCACGGTCCGCGGCTACGATTACCGCGAAATCGGACCTACCGAGAAACGCTTCACGTTCTTCGGCGACGACTACTATGTCGGCGGCGAGTTGCGCCTGGTGCAAAACGCCGAGATCAAGTACAAAATCACCGAGAACCTGCGCGTATACTCTTTCCTTGATGCTGGCGGCGTCTGGCGCAGCGCCAGTGATTTTGATATCGGCGACATGAAATACAGCATTGGACTGGGTCTCGGCTTCAATATTCCGCGCCTCGGGCCAATCCGGGTGGACTACGGATTTCCGCTCAATCCGGACGAGGACCAGGGCAGCGGGCGTCTACACTTGCAGACCGGCTTGAAATTCTAA